A genomic region of bacterium contains the following coding sequences:
- the guaA gene encoding glutamine-hydrolyzing GMP synthase: protein MQAQVVILDFGSQYTQLIARAVREQGVYCEILPGTAAADKVLSRNPKALILSGGPSSVLAADGLFADKQILEAKLPMFGICYGMQILAKHFGGVVTGWGRAAHAADEAQTGADESGIREFGRAEVSLASAEGPFKALGGQKTFTAWMSHGDKITQNPPGFRTIATSEGAPICAFGDEARKIYGVQFHVEVHHTPQGKEILKSFLFDVAKLEKDWNPAQFADTVIADVRAKAPQGNVVCGLSGGVDSTVAAVLVHKAIGSRLHCIFVDNGLLREGERDDVEKFLKPLGLNLHIVDASRRFLDELKGVTNPEQKRKIIGRVFIDVFEEEAQRIEAVEYLVQGTLYPDVIESVSVVGQSVTIKSHHNVGGLKDVMKLKLIEPLRELFKDEVRVIGRGLKIPDKIIDRQPFPGPGLAVRCLGEITDDKLVRLRRADSIVREEVERADLATVIWQSFAVLLPIQSVGVMGDGRTYEQTIAVRAVTSVDGMTADWYMFPEEVLRRMASRIINETPGVNRVVLDISTKPPSTIEWE from the coding sequence ATGCAAGCTCAAGTAGTAATTTTAGATTTTGGTTCGCAGTATACGCAGTTAATTGCGCGAGCTGTGCGAGAGCAGGGCGTTTATTGTGAAATTCTTCCGGGGACTGCAGCGGCGGACAAGGTTTTATCGAGAAATCCGAAGGCGCTGATTCTTTCTGGGGGGCCCTCTTCTGTTTTAGCTGCGGACGGGCTTTTTGCTGACAAGCAAATTCTTGAAGCTAAGTTACCGATGTTTGGGATTTGCTATGGCATGCAGATTTTAGCGAAGCATTTTGGGGGCGTGGTTACGGGTTGGGGGCGGGCTGCGCATGCTGCTGATGAGGCGCAAACTGGAGCGGATGAATCTGGTATACGTGAGTTTGGGCGTGCAGAGGTTTCTTTAGCTAGCGCTGAGGGTCCATTTAAGGCGCTTGGAGGTCAAAAGACGTTTACTGCGTGGATGAGTCATGGTGATAAGATCACGCAAAACCCCCCAGGGTTTAGGACGATTGCTACTTCTGAGGGGGCTCCGATTTGCGCGTTTGGGGACGAGGCGCGAAAAATATATGGCGTGCAGTTTCACGTTGAAGTTCATCACACGCCGCAAGGCAAAGAAATTCTAAAAAGTTTTCTATTTGATGTTGCCAAGCTGGAGAAAGATTGGAATCCAGCGCAATTTGCAGACACTGTAATTGCTGATGTGCGGGCCAAGGCACCGCAGGGGAATGTTGTCTGTGGTTTAAGTGGTGGTGTTGATTCGACTGTTGCGGCTGTGCTTGTGCACAAAGCGATTGGTTCGAGGCTGCACTGTATATTTGTGGATAATGGATTGTTGCGTGAGGGCGAGCGTGATGACGTTGAGAAATTTCTTAAGCCTTTGGGGCTTAATTTGCATATTGTTGATGCATCGCGACGTTTTCTTGACGAACTCAAAGGGGTGACTAACCCGGAGCAGAAGCGCAAGATTATTGGGCGAGTCTTTATTGATGTCTTTGAAGAGGAAGCGCAGCGCATTGAAGCTGTGGAGTATCTTGTGCAAGGCACGCTGTATCCCGATGTGATTGAAAGTGTTTCTGTCGTTGGCCAATCGGTAACGATTAAGAGTCATCATAATGTCGGTGGTCTTAAGGATGTGATGAAGCTTAAGTTGATTGAGCCGTTGCGTGAGTTATTTAAGGATGAGGTTCGGGTAATTGGCCGAGGTTTAAAAATTCCGGATAAAATTATTGATCGTCAACCTTTTCCTGGTCCGGGGTTGGCGGTGCGTTGTCTTGGAGAAATTACTGATGACAAGCTCGTGCGTTTACGTCGGGCTGATAGCATTGTGCGGGAAGAGGTTGAGCGTGCTGATTTAGCAACTGTGATCTGGCAATCTTTTGCAGTATTGCTTCCGATTCAAAGTGTTGGTGTGATGGGTGATGGTCGTACCTATGAACAAACAATTGCTGTGCGTGCGGTAACTTCGGTCGATGGAATGACTGCGGATTGGTATATGTTTCCTGAGGAAGTATTACGGCGCATGGCTTCAAGAATTATTAATGAAACTCCTGGGGTGAATCGTGTAGTTTTAGATATTTCCACTAAGCCTCCTTCAACGATTGAATGGGAGTAG